A genomic region of Dactylococcopsis salina PCC 8305 contains the following coding sequences:
- a CDS encoding Ig-like domain-containing protein: protein MADITGDQSNNSLTGNEQENDIITGLQGDDTLIGLSGNDTLDGGEGNDTLDGGLGDDDLNGGNGDDIYQINRDLSGVNTINDVAGNDTLEIFDTEGTAFAVSLVAPTEGFIGIERDGANVLVDIGADGIADDLIVEDFFASANSNTPGAGFIETFGVTAARDVQDFLAVNQPPVAGIGNFEIREFAANGTQVGQLDISDPDGDELTVSLSDASQVRLINTFTGGTTEDPDVDGDGNAPFAIDNEGVITVNDTDDLGPLFDVIPFGNFFAFTRTVPSFDLTVEVSDGEATTIGAANIDVNFGRPAFGFGDPHVTTFDRNNFGFQVVGEFTLVESTDENNPLTIQARTAPAIQENGEPSDRLSNYTAIGTEIDGNTVAIYAGEDNPVFINGEAQVDIPVDGLEVGDDGGRIVNLGDGFFDISLGGEAQERIVVQVFENRIDPRFFLSEERNGNITGVMGNKDGDPSNDIVDSNGEVIAEATFDEINGEFADAFRITDGANSLLLRDGEDISTINDLDFPAEEVSLASLEEDLGTEAFNEILAQVEEAGAPEGFLKISAIIDLATTGDESFVGSALNVAGGNATPEVDNAVFNIEEDLADGEVVGTVSIRDGDDGLDNLEVIFSAGNEDVDGDGELPFAIDGQGQITINDSGDLVEAGEGEAFPLSVTATDPLGATGTGSVTVVENNPDVDQPPNVAANINDIRENSPEGTIVGRANAVDAEGDDFTFGLEGELDPDGDGTDAFTIAENGLITVADPGDLDFETTPSFEFDITATQTNDDTITGTATVTVNLIDNVAPEFDQDPFTFDTVDLDGQGDDDAQNGEEVGTVTATDANGDTLTFAITSGNDPDDDGTNAFAIDENGQITIVDTAELLGDSFEGELTVTVTDQEGADEATVVIPVNGPENDPPAAADDSNSTAEDTVLTVEAAGVLANDTDPEGEALEVSAVNGGEDNVGTEITLDSGALLTLNADGSYEYDPNGAFDELNDGETDTDTFTYTVSDGNSTDTADVEITVEGITPPSGTPVEVTANFLADNNGEPGDAIEDGTITQGDNFFVEILVAADTPVGVSSFSLNIDFDQAVLDAISDFEDPESIIIEKFDFDLGRTADLNEGTITLAGGTVDANTDDDGDGVPDNVIGANGNPERFALLEFNALEVTEDSTLDLEFPGIDADGNPLGGTLGDGTAIDSDEVNLSLQDASFVVDGGEENVAPEFDQDSFTFDTVDLDGAGDDDAENGDVVGTVTATDANEGDTLTFAITGGNDPDGDDVDAFAIDEASGEVTIVDTAELLGDGFNGELTVTVTDQDDASDEATVVIPVDGPENDPPAAADDSNSTAEDTVLTVEAAGVLANDTDPDGDNLAVSAVNGDEANVGTEITLESGALLTLNEDGSYEYDPNGAFDELNDGETDVDTFTYTVSDGNSTDTADVEITVEGITPPSGTPVEVTANFLADNNGEPGDAIEDGTITQGDNFFVEILVAADTPVGVSSFSLNIDFEQAVLDALSDFETPASIITNQFNFEESLVAELDGGTITLAGGTADATTDDDGDGVPDNVIGANGNPERFALLEFNALEVTEDSTLDLEFPGIDADGNPLGGTLGDGTAIDSDEVNLSLQDASFVVDGGEENVAPEFDQDSFTFDTVDLDGAGDDDAENGDVVGTVTATDANEGDTLTFAITGGNDPDEDDVDAFAIDEASGEVTIVDTAELLGDGFNGELTVTVTDQDDASDEATVVIPVDGPPENDPPAAADDSNSTAEDTVLTVEAAGVLANDTDPEGEALEVSAVNGGEDNVGTEITLDSGALLTLNADGSYEYDPNGAFDELNDGETDVDTFTYTVSDGNSTDTAAVEITIEGITNQPPVVGVGNFEIDEFDANGTQVGQLDISDPDGDELTVSLSEASQVRLINTFTGGTTEDPDVDGDDNAPFAIDNEGVITVNDTDDLGPLFNVIPFGNFFAFTRTVPSFDLTVEVSDGEATTIGAANIDVNFGRPAFGFGDPHVTTFDRNNFGFQVVGEFTLVESTTDENNPLNIQARTAPATQDDGETSDSLSNYTAIATEIDGNTVAIYAGEDNPVFINGEAQVDIPVDGLEVGDDGGRIVNLGNGFFNISLGGEAQERIVVQVFENRIDPRFFLSEERNGNITGVMGNKDGDPSNDIVNSNGEVIPEATFDEINGEFADAFRITDGANSLLLRDGEDIGAINDTDFPAEEVTLTSLEDDLGTDTFNDIVEQAEEAGVPEEGFLRTSAIIDFATTGDESFIGSALNVAGGNATPEVDNTVFNIEEDLGDGEVVGTVSIRDGDDGLDNLTVIFSAGNEDIDGDGELPFAIDGQGQITVNDSDDLVEAGEGEAFPLSVTATDPLGATGTGSVTVVENNPDVDQPPSVAANVNDIRENSAEGTIVGQAIAVDAEGDDFTFGLEGELNPNNNDTDAFTIDPENGLITVADPGDLDFETTPSFEFDITATQTNDDTITGTSTVTVNLIDVEPEPVGPIDFNLDVDGSGAANGSVDGLNILRVLFNLGPETMDVSQAPEEVGQQNIFDNIQEGIDNEALDVDGSGAANGSVDGLNILRVLFNLGPETMDVSQAPEGVGQQNIFDNVENLIPEA, encoded by the coding sequence ATGGCCGATATTACAGGTGATCAGTCGAACAATTCACTGACAGGTAACGAACAGGAAAACGATATAATAACCGGTTTACAGGGAGATGATACCCTTATCGGTTTGTCTGGAAACGACACTCTCGATGGCGGAGAAGGAAATGACACCCTCGATGGGGGTCTCGGAGATGACGATCTCAACGGTGGCAATGGTGATGATATTTACCAGATTAACCGTGATTTGAGCGGTGTTAACACCATCAATGATGTTGCTGGGAATGATACGCTAGAAATTTTTGACACCGAAGGGACTGCCTTTGCAGTTTCCTTAGTAGCACCGACAGAAGGATTCATTGGAATTGAAAGAGATGGGGCTAACGTTTTAGTTGATATCGGTGCTGATGGCATTGCCGATGACCTAATCGTTGAAGATTTCTTTGCTTCTGCCAATAGCAATACCCCAGGTGCAGGATTTATTGAAACTTTTGGCGTTACCGCTGCCAGAGATGTCCAAGATTTCTTGGCGGTAAATCAGCCTCCTGTGGCTGGTATCGGTAACTTTGAGATTCGTGAATTTGCTGCCAACGGAACACAAGTCGGTCAGCTAGACATTAGCGACCCAGATGGGGATGAGTTAACGGTTAGCTTGAGTGATGCGTCTCAAGTCCGTCTCATCAATACATTTACAGGGGGAACAACAGAAGACCCCGATGTTGATGGTGATGGCAATGCGCCCTTTGCGATTGACAATGAAGGGGTAATTACTGTTAATGATACCGATGACCTCGGCCCCTTATTTGATGTGATTCCGTTTGGTAATTTCTTCGCATTCACTCGGACTGTTCCTTCCTTTGACTTAACAGTAGAAGTAAGCGATGGTGAAGCGACAACCATTGGTGCTGCCAACATTGATGTCAACTTTGGTCGTCCTGCCTTTGGCTTTGGTGATCCTCACGTTACCACCTTTGACCGTAATAATTTTGGCTTCCAAGTGGTGGGTGAGTTCACTCTCGTTGAGTCCACTGATGAAAATAACCCGTTAACGATTCAAGCTCGCACCGCCCCTGCTATTCAGGAAAACGGAGAACCTTCAGATCGACTGTCCAACTACACCGCCATTGGAACTGAAATTGATGGCAATACCGTTGCGATTTATGCAGGAGAAGACAATCCTGTGTTTATCAATGGTGAAGCCCAAGTTGATATTCCTGTAGATGGACTGGAAGTCGGAGACGATGGCGGTCGCATTGTTAACTTGGGTGATGGCTTCTTTGACATTAGCCTTGGTGGTGAAGCTCAAGAACGGATTGTTGTGCAAGTCTTTGAAAACCGCATTGATCCTCGTTTCTTCCTTTCTGAGGAACGTAATGGCAACATTACAGGTGTTATGGGGAATAAAGATGGCGATCCCAGTAATGACATCGTTGACAGCAACGGTGAGGTGATTGCAGAGGCAACTTTCGATGAAATTAACGGTGAGTTTGCTGATGCCTTCCGTATTACTGACGGTGCCAATTCTTTACTCTTACGGGATGGAGAAGATATCAGCACGATTAACGATCTTGATTTCCCTGCCGAAGAAGTGAGCCTCGCTAGCTTAGAAGAAGACCTAGGAACAGAGGCCTTTAATGAAATTCTTGCCCAAGTCGAAGAAGCGGGCGCTCCTGAAGGATTCTTAAAGATTTCAGCGATTATCGACCTTGCAACCACCGGGGATGAGAGCTTTGTTGGCTCGGCTCTCAATGTGGCTGGTGGTAATGCCACACCAGAAGTAGATAATGCTGTCTTCAATATTGAAGAAGACTTAGCTGATGGTGAAGTGGTCGGAACTGTCTCAATCCGAGACGGTGATGATGGTTTAGATAACCTCGAAGTCATCTTCAGTGCTGGAAATGAGGATGTTGATGGGGATGGAGAACTGCCGTTCGCGATCGATGGACAGGGACAAATCACAATCAATGATAGCGGTGATTTAGTAGAAGCAGGAGAAGGAGAAGCCTTCCCCTTGAGCGTCACGGCAACTGACCCTCTAGGCGCAACGGGTACTGGCTCAGTTACTGTTGTGGAAAATAATCCTGATGTTGATCAGCCCCCAAACGTGGCAGCGAATATCAATGATATTCGGGAAAACAGCCCTGAGGGAACGATCGTCGGTCGGGCGAACGCCGTTGATGCCGAAGGAGATGACTTCACCTTCGGACTTGAAGGTGAGTTAGACCCCGACGGTGATGGCACAGATGCCTTCACCATTGCTGAAAACGGTTTAATTACCGTTGCTGACCCTGGCGATCTAGACTTTGAAACCACACCGAGTTTTGAGTTTGATATTACTGCGACTCAGACCAATGATGATACGATTACTGGCACCGCTACAGTTACCGTCAACTTAATTGATAATGTTGCTCCCGAATTCGACCAAGACCCATTTACATTTGACACCGTTGACTTAGACGGGCAAGGAGACGACGACGCTCAAAATGGTGAGGAGGTTGGAACGGTAACCGCCACTGATGCCAATGGAGATACACTCACTTTCGCGATTACTAGTGGTAATGACCCCGACGACGACGGCACAAACGCTTTTGCCATTGACGAAAATGGTCAAATCACCATTGTTGACACCGCAGAGTTATTAGGAGACAGCTTCGAGGGAGAACTCACTGTCACGGTAACTGACCAAGAGGGAGCAGATGAAGCGACAGTTGTCATTCCCGTGAATGGTCCCGAAAACGACCCTCCAGCGGCGGCTGACGACAGCAATAGCACCGCAGAAGATACAGTTCTAACTGTAGAAGCGGCAGGGGTTCTTGCTAACGATACGGACCCCGAAGGAGAGGCGCTGGAGGTGAGTGCCGTCAATGGGGGAGAAGACAATGTTGGCACAGAGATTACCCTAGATTCTGGAGCATTGTTAACTCTCAACGCAGATGGAAGCTATGAGTATGACCCCAACGGTGCATTTGATGAGCTTAATGATGGGGAAACAGATACTGATACCTTTACCTACACTGTGTCTGATGGCAACAGTACAGATACCGCAGATGTAGAAATCACTGTTGAAGGGATTACCCCGCCATCAGGAACTCCAGTCGAGGTGACAGCCAATTTCCTCGCTGATAACAATGGAGAACCTGGGGACGCGATCGAAGATGGCACAATTACTCAAGGAGATAATTTCTTCGTCGAGATTCTAGTCGCTGCGGATACTCCAGTCGGTGTTAGTAGCTTCTCCCTAAATATAGACTTCGACCAAGCGGTTCTCGATGCCATCAGTGATTTTGAAGACCCAGAATCAATCATTATTGAGAAATTTGATTTTGATCTAGGTCGTACTGCTGACTTAAATGAGGGAACAATCACCCTAGCTGGCGGTACAGTCGATGCCAACACTGATGATGACGGAGACGGTGTTCCTGATAATGTCATCGGAGCAAATGGAAACCCAGAACGGTTTGCCCTATTAGAGTTCAATGCCTTAGAAGTAACAGAGGACTCAACCCTGGATTTAGAATTTCCCGGTATTGATGCCGACGGAAACCCATTAGGGGGAACGTTAGGAGATGGAACAGCGATTGACAGTGATGAGGTTAACCTTTCCCTACAAGATGCTAGCTTTGTTGTTGATGGTGGAGAGGAAAATGTTGCTCCCGAATTCGACCAAGACTCATTTACATTTGACACCGTTGACTTAGACGGGGCAGGAGATGACGACGCTGAAAATGGTGATGTCGTTGGAACTGTAACCGCTACTGATGCCAATGAAGGAGATACCCTCACCTTCGCGATTACTGGTGGTAATGACCCAGACGGGGACGATGTTGATGCTTTCGCCATTGACGAAGCAAGTGGTGAAGTCACCATTGTTGACACCGCAGAGTTATTAGGAGACGGATTTAACGGAGAACTCACCGTAACCGTAACCGACCAAGACGATGCGTCGGATGAAGCGACAGTGGTCATTCCCGTGGATGGTCCCGAAAACGACCCTCCAGCGGCGGCTGACGACAGCAATAGCACCGCAGAAGATACAGTTCTAACTGTAGAAGCGGCAGGGGTTCTTGCTAACGATACTGATCCTGATGGGGATAATCTGGCTGTCAGTGCTGTGAATGGCGATGAAGCCAATGTAGGAACAGAAATTACCCTAGAGTCAGGAGCGTTACTCACGCTTAACGAAGATGGAAGCTATGAGTATGACCCCAACGGTGCATTTGATGAGCTTAATGATGGGGAAACAGATGTAGATACCTTTACCTACACTGTGTCTGATGGCAACAGTACAGATACCGCAGATGTAGAAATCACTGTTGAAGGGATTACCCCGCCATCAGGAACTCCAGTCGAGGTGACAGCCAATTTCCTCGCTGATAACAATGGAGAACCTGGGGACGCGATCGAAGATGGCACAATTACTCAAGGAGATAATTTCTTCGTCGAGATTCTAGTCGCTGCGGATACCCCAGTCGGTGTTAGTAGCTTCTCCCTAAATATTGACTTTGAACAAGCGGTTCTCGATGCGCTCAGTGATTTTGAGACCCCAGCATCGATTATTACTAACCAATTTAACTTCGAGGAAAGTCTGGTTGCCGAGTTAGACGGTGGAACAATTACCCTAGCTGGTGGTACAGCAGATGCAACCACTGATGATGACGGAGACGGTGTTCCTGATAATGTCATCGGAGCAAATGGAAACCCAGAACGGTTTGCCCTATTAGAGTTCAATGCCTTAGAAGTAACAGAGGACTCAACCCTGGATTTAGAATTTCCCGGTATTGATGCCGACGGAAACCCATTAGGGGGAACGTTAGGAGATGGAACAGCGATTGACAGTGATGAGGTTAACCTTTCCCTACAAGATGCTAGCTTTGTTGTTGATGGTGGAGAGGAAAATGTTGCTCCCGAATTCGACCAAGACTCATTTACATTTGACACCGTTGACTTAGACGGGGCAGGAGATGACGACGCTGAAAATGGTGATGTCGTTGGAACTGTAACCGCTACTGATGCCAATGAAGGAGATACCCTCACCTTCGCGATTACTGGTGGTAATGACCCCGACGAAGACGATGTTGATGCTTTCGCCATTGACGAAGCAAGTGGTGAAGTCACCATTGTTGACACCGCAGAGTTATTAGGAGACGGATTTAACGGAGAACTCACCGTAACCGTAACCGACCAAGACGATGCGTCGGATGAAGCGACAGTGGTCATTCCCGTGGATGGTCCCCCCGAAAACGACCCTCCAGCGGCGGCTGACGACAGCAATAGCACCGCAGAAGATACAGTTCTAACTGTAGAAGCGGCAGGGGTTCTCGCCAATGATACCGACCCCGAAGGAGAGGCGCTGGAGGTGAGTGCCGTCAATGGGGGAGAAGACAATGTTGGCACAGAGATTACCCTAGATTCTGGAGCATTGTTAACTCTCAACGCAGATGGAAGCTATGAGTATGACCCCAACGGTGCATTTGATGAGCTTAATGATGGGGAAACAGATGTAGATACCTTTACCTACACTGTGTCTGATGGCAACAGTACAGATACCGCAGCTGTGGAAATCACCATTGAAGGGATTACAAACCAGCCCCCTGTGGTTGGTGTCGGTAACTTTGAGATTGATGAATTTGATGCCAACGGAACACAAGTCGGTCAGCTAGACATTAGCGACCCAGATGGGGATGAGTTAACGGTTAGCTTGAGTGAAGCCTCTCAAGTCCGTCTCATCAATACATTTACAGGGGGAACAACAGAAGACCCCGATGTTGATGGTGATGACAATGCGCCCTTTGCGATTGACAATGAAGGGGTAATTACTGTTAATGATACCGATGACCTCGGCCCCTTATTTAATGTGATTCCGTTTGGTAATTTCTTCGCATTCACTCGGACTGTTCCTTCCTTTGACTTAACAGTAGAAGTAAGCGATGGTGAAGCGACAACCATTGGTGCTGCCAACATTGATGTCAACTTTGGTCGTCCTGCCTTTGGCTTTGGTGATCCTCACGTTACCACCTTTGACCGTAATAATTTTGGCTTCCAAGTGGTGGGTGAGTTCACTCTCGTTGAGTCCACTACTGATGAGAATAACCCGTTAAACATTCAGGCTCGCACCGCCCCTGCGACTCAAGATGACGGAGAAACTTCCGATAGTCTTTCTAATTACACCGCCATTGCGACTGAAATTGATGGCAATACCGTTGCGATTTATGCAGGAGAAGACAATCCTGTGTTTATCAATGGTGAAGCCCAAGTTGATATTCCTGTAGATGGACTGGAAGTCGGAGACGATGGCGGTCGCATTGTTAACTTGGGTAATGGCTTCTTTAACATTAGCCTTGGTGGTGAAGCCCAAGAACGGATTGTTGTGCAAGTCTTTGAAAACCGCATTGATCCTCGTTTCTTCCTTTCTGAGGAACGTAATGGCAACATTACAGGTGTTATGGGGAATAAAGATGGCGATCCCAGTAATGACATCGTTAACAGCAACGGTGAGGTGATTCCAGAGGCAACTTTCGATGAAATTAACGGTGAGTTTGCTGATGCCTTCCGTATTACTGACGGTGCCAATTCTTTACTCTTACGGGATGGAGAAGATATCGGTGCAATTAATGATACTGATTTCCCTGCCGAAGAAGTGACCCTCACCAGCTTAGAAGACGACCTAGGAACAGATACCTTCAATGACATTGTTGAACAAGCCGAAGAAGCGGGCGTTCCCGAAGAAGGATTCTTACGGACTTCAGCGATTATTGACTTTGCAACCACCGGGGATGAGAGCTTTATTGGCTCGGCTCTCAATGTGGCTGGTGGTAATGCTACACCAGAAGTAGATAATACTGTCTTCAATATTGAAGAAGACTTAGGTGATGGTGAAGTGGTCGGAACTGTCTCAATCCGAGACGGTGATGATGGTTTAGATAACCTCACAGTCATCTTCAGTGCTGGAAATGAGGATATTGATGGGGATGGAGAACTGCCGTTCGCGATCGATGGACAGGGACAAATCACAGTCAATGATAGCGATGATTTAGTAGAAGCAGGAGAAGGAGAAGCCTTCCCCTTGAGCGTCACGGCAACTGACCCTCTAGGCGCAACGGGTACTGGCTCAGTTACTGTTGTAGAAAATAATCCTGATGTTGATCAGCCCCCAAGCGTAGCAGCGAATGTCAATGATATTCGTGAAAACAGTGCTGAGGGAACGATCGTTGGTCAGGCGATCGCCGTTGATGCCGAAGGAGATGACTTTACCTTCGGACTTGAAGGTGAGTTAAACCCCAACAATAATGACACAGATGCCTTCACCATTGATCCTGAAAACGGTTTAATTACCGTTGCTGACCCTGGCGATTTAGACTTTGAAACCACACCGAGTTTTGAGTTTGATATTACTGCGACTCAGACCAATGATGATACGATTACTGGCACCAGTACAGTTACCGTCAACTTAATTGATGTTGAGCCTGAACCCGTTGGTCCCATTGACTTCAACCTTGATGTGGATGGAAGTGGTGCTGCTAACGGTTCAGTGGATGGCTTGAATATCTTGCGAGTTCTGTTCAATTTAGGACCTGAAACTATGGATGTTAGCCAAGCCCCTGAGGAAGTTGGTCAGCAAAACATCTTTGATAACATCCAGGAGGGAATCGACAATGAGGCCCTTGATGTAGATGGAAGTGGTGCTGCTAACGGTTCAGTGGATGGCTTGAATATCTTACGAGTTCTGTTCAATTTAGGACCTGAAACTATGGATGTTAGCCAAGCCCCTGAAGGAGTTGGTCAGCAAAACATCTTTGATAATGTTGAGAATCTAATCCCAGAAGCCTAA
- a CDS encoding GNAT family N-acetyltransferase, with protein MNIFIASDFNNFARCMMIRTRVFVIEQNIAANLETDEFENTSTHYLVGNGEGFIATARSRFLEDKETAKIERVAVLKEARGKGVGRQLMDYILNDLYTSPHLKTIKLGSQKTAIGFYQKLGFQVIGEEYIDAGIPHHLMMKIVS; from the coding sequence ATGAACATTTTTATCGCTAGTGATTTTAACAATTTTGCTCGGTGTATGATGATTAGGACGCGGGTTTTTGTAATAGAACAAAACATCGCTGCCAATCTGGAAACGGATGAGTTTGAAAATACTTCTACTCATTATTTAGTTGGTAATGGTGAAGGTTTTATTGCGACTGCTCGCTCGCGCTTTTTAGAGGATAAGGAAACGGCTAAAATTGAACGAGTTGCTGTTTTAAAAGAGGCACGAGGAAAAGGCGTTGGTAGGCAATTAATGGATTATATTCTCAATGATCTTTACACTTCTCCTCATCTGAAAACGATTAAACTGGGTTCACAAAAGACAGCGATCGGATTTTATCAAAAACTGGGATTTCAGGTAATTGGTGAAGAATATATCGACGCTGGCATCCCCCATCACTTGATGATGAAAATAGTTAGTTAA
- the cas3 gene encoding type I-D CRISPR-associated helicase Cas3': MTGDGKSLAAFLSTLQDEKNVIALYPTNELARDQESQIKNYINLFQPELEPRVNRLSSAELELYAEQEKLKKASAIESRSKNSDILITNPDLLHYLHRKAYLSPYDNPDKLWNRIDKNFDFFIFDEFHVFSAPQIASVINTMLLIRHTNRNKKFLFLSATPDEQLIEKLKKAQFTYQQIDPIQAKKYQFPTTKAESKKLQSQHWRQVSREISLEFIPLESAFSASETWLKENKELILDRFIIPPNPPLEGGNMISSNLSSKTGEMIPPNPPSERGGNMTSQRFCKTKGAVILNSIAAVKRLVPISQELFHPYGLTVGENTGLSGQQTKLASLETDLVFGTSTIDIGVDFKINFLIFESSDTGNFIQRLGRLGRHNSFQRNGETIPFDQFTAYALVPKFLVERLFETTSPPLQVNQRYDRPQFNEVIRENYRKINNFQGYIRFAQSMIKSRLGVAKRNPTPIINNYPNLILHTLSDGQLNLTYHSIAENRGVLTNVVNNAVMEAYTEAGYEPLLYLPTGVIYLCDRDTPPISPDSLPQRVVETITSLCRSQLQAKQTGFGRDGKGMKYAEYYDLFFDEKALMEVALSATLRILRDGKASSAKKRSDNLLSYQQEGILSSDYNFQFEDDIRIDQLAEFGEKPLIILKRLVSKIRRFRNRQTLI, from the coding sequence ATGACGGGAGATGGGAAAAGTTTAGCTGCTTTTTTATCCACATTACAAGATGAGAAAAATGTTATTGCGCTTTATCCAACCAATGAATTAGCCCGCGATCAAGAAAGTCAAATCAAAAATTATATTAACCTGTTTCAGCCCGAATTAGAACCGAGAGTGAATCGTCTCAGCAGTGCAGAATTAGAACTTTATGCAGAACAAGAGAAGCTGAAAAAAGCCAGCGCGATCGAGTCTAGAAGTAAAAATTCAGACATATTAATTACCAATCCTGATCTGCTTCATTATCTCCACAGAAAAGCCTACTTATCTCCTTACGATAATCCTGATAAATTGTGGAATCGCATTGATAAAAACTTTGACTTCTTTATCTTTGATGAGTTTCATGTTTTCTCCGCGCCACAAATCGCCAGCGTGATTAATACCATGTTATTGATCCGCCATACGAATCGGAATAAAAAGTTCCTGTTTCTCTCCGCAACGCCAGATGAACAATTGATTGAAAAGTTAAAAAAAGCCCAGTTTACTTATCAACAGATTGATCCGATTCAAGCGAAGAAATATCAGTTTCCGACAACGAAAGCAGAAAGCAAAAAATTACAAAGTCAACACTGGCGACAAGTTTCTAGAGAGATTTCTTTAGAGTTTATTCCCCTTGAGTCTGCGTTTAGTGCGTCAGAAACTTGGTTGAAAGAAAATAAAGAGTTGATCCTCGATCGATTTATTATCCCCCCTAACCCCCCTTTGGAAGGGGGGAACATGATTTCCTCTAACCTCTCTTCTAAAACTGGAGAAATGATCCCCCCTAACCCCCCTTCTGAAAGGGGGGGAAATATGACTTCTCAGAGATTTTGTAAAACAAAAGGTGCGGTTATTCTTAATTCTATTGCTGCGGTGAAACGGTTAGTTCCCATCTCTCAAGAATTATTTCATCCCTATGGTTTAACGGTTGGTGAAAATACAGGATTATCGGGTCAACAAACGAAACTTGCTTCCCTAGAAACCGATTTAGTTTTTGGGACGAGTACCATTGATATTGGTGTTGATTTCAAAATTAATTTCCTTATCTTTGAATCGTCGGATACGGGAAACTTTATTCAACGTTTAGGTCGTCTTGGTCGTCATAACTCTTTTCAACGCAATGGAGAAACGATCCCTTTTGATCAGTTTACTGCTTATGCGCTGGTTCCGAAATTCTTAGTGGAACGATTGTTTGAAACGACATCGCCACCGCTACAGGTTAACCAGCGTTACGATCGTCCTCAGTTTAATGAAGTCATCCGAGAAAACTATCGCAAGATTAATAATTTTCAAGGTTATATCAGGTTCGCTCAATCAATGATAAAAAGTAGGTTGGGTGTAGCGAAGCGAAACCCAACACCAATTATAAACAATTACCCGAACCTGATATTACACACCCTCAGCGACGGACAGTTAAACCTCACCTATCACAGCATTGCAGAAAACCGAGGCGTTTTAACCAATGTGGTGAACAATGCAGTTATGGAAGCATACACAGAAGCAGGTTATGAACCCTTACTTTATCTTCCCACAGGGGTGATTTATTTATGCGATCGCGATACGCCTCCCATCTCTCCTGATAGCTTACCGCAGCGTGTCGTAGAAACCATAACTTCTCTCTGTCGCAGTCAACTCCAAGCAAAACAAACTGGCTTTGGGAGAGACGGAAAAGGGATGAAATACGCCGAATATTATGATCTCTTCTTCGATGAAAAAGCCTTGATGGAAGTCGCCCTTTCTGCAACCTTACGCATCCTCAGAGATGGGAAAGCATCATCAGCGAAAAAGCGAAGTGATAACCTCCTCAGCTACCAACAGGAAGGGATTCTTTCCTCAGATTACAACTTTCAGTTTGAAGACGACATTCGCATTGACCAACTCGCAGAATTTGGGGAGAAACCCTTGATAATATTAAAACGGCTTGTAAGCAAGATAAGACGCTTCCGAAACCGCCAGACCTTAATTTAA
- a CDS encoding HepT-like ribonuclease domain-containing protein, whose product MRDYTERLKDIQEAITDIEKYAVRGEKAFFENELIQVWIIHHLQIIGEASSTIPESFTRLHSEIPWQDMKDFRNLVVHEYFRVNLDTVWSITQEEIPDLKQKINQILL is encoded by the coding sequence ATGAGAGATTACACAGAAAGACTCAAAGATATTCAAGAAGCAATTACAGATATCGAAAAATATGCTGTGAGAGGAGAAAAAGCATTTTTTGAAAATGAATTAATTCAAGTTTGGATTATTCATCACTTACAGATTATTGGTGAAGCCTCAAGTACAATTCCAGAGAGTTTTACTCGTTTACATTCCGAAATTCCTTGGCAAGATATGAAAGATTTTAGAAACTTAGTTGTGCATGAATATTTCCGAGTTAACTTAGATACCGTCTGGTCAATTACACAAGAAGAAATACCTGATCTCAAACAAAAAATTAATCAAATTCTTTTATGA
- a CDS encoding nucleotidyltransferase family protein: MQIRELIQEKRDEIIQICEKHGGYNVRLFGSVARGEADEKSDIDLLVDLGKNFSPWFPVRLIRELEELLGHQVDVVTVTGLKERIKDRVLKEAIKL; this comes from the coding sequence ATCCAGATTAGAGAACTAATCCAAGAAAAACGAGACGAAATTATCCAAATTTGTGAAAAACACGGAGGCTATAATGTCCGCTTATTTGGTTCTGTCGCCAGAGGGGAAGCAGACGAAAAAAGTGATATCGACTTGTTAGTTGATTTAGGTAAAAACTTTAGTCCTTGGTTTCCTGTTCGTTTAATTCGAGAATTAGAAGAACTTTTAGGACATCAAGTAGATGTTGTTACGGTAACTGGGCTAAAAGAACGCATTAAAGATCGAGTGTTAAAGGAAGCCATAAAATTATGA